The Anaerohalosphaeraceae bacterium genome has a window encoding:
- a CDS encoding PEP-CTERM sorting domain-containing protein, giving the protein MKKALVFALIGLLGLAAQATTILIDDFSGDLSAYTSTVILDANGGASNVSSWQIVNGTLQIQTTTYDGIEQIAFIRNGLTLGVGHELQVDVVVGATGTQDIGLYVGGTVPQTGVRKDYIAMYRRNTGQLFSRGFDGTTEYTLAGNWTNNIPIDTLFIARVEENKYEAGWYYQGNRNVLVTRTPAYANAGTVVGFYADIRGVGVVGSLDNLRVVVPEPATMALLGLGALLAARKRS; this is encoded by the coding sequence ATGAAAAAAGCATTGGTTTTTGCTCTCATCGGCCTGCTCGGCCTTGCGGCTCAGGCCACGACCATTCTGATTGACGACTTCAGCGGCGATTTAAGCGCTTATACCAGTACGGTAATCCTGGATGCCAACGGCGGCGCTTCCAACGTCAGCAGCTGGCAGATTGTGAATGGAACGCTTCAGATTCAAACAACGACCTATGACGGGATTGAACAGATTGCCTTCATTCGCAACGGTCTGACCCTTGGTGTCGGGCATGAACTCCAGGTTGATGTGGTGGTTGGTGCAACGGGGACACAGGATATCGGCCTTTATGTCGGCGGTACAGTGCCGCAGACCGGTGTTCGCAAGGATTATATTGCCATGTATCGCCGCAACACAGGCCAACTGTTCTCCCGCGGCTTTGACGGGACGACGGAATATACGCTGGCCGGGAACTGGACCAACAATATTCCGATTGATACCCTGTTTATCGCCCGTGTAGAAGAAAATAAGTATGAGGCGGGCTGGTACTATCAGGGAAATCGGAATGTTCTGGTAACCCGTACGCCTGCTTATGCGAATGCCGGCACGGTGGTAGGTTTCTATGCCGATATTCGGGGAGTCGGTGTGGTCGGCAGTCTGGACAATCTGCGGGTTGTTGTTCCGGAGCCGGCGACGATGGCTCTGCTGGGACTGGGCGCCCTGCTGGCGGCTCGCAAGCGTTCGTAA
- a CDS encoding BNR repeat-containing protein: MAFPSVTKIGDTTVASNAMTLSSPATYGQAINGLSFQQEALMTFNGWQYITYYNSSRYVCVGRRQLPNGPWQVLTLTDYTLSTTWNAHNTISMGICPNDGTIHLSFDHHSSALRYRVSQAGVATNPASVTWSASLFGPVRNTLESGQSYSTVTYPRFWPTPDGNLQFGYRIGSSGNGDWAIVDYNAATGQWTNTRTVIGRTGTYTDSLGSSTVRNPYLNGPIGYGPDGTLHLTWTWRETAGGANHDILYTCSRDGGFTWYNNEPARGLRIGTGPQPIQTLLGLTWVNEGLQIVGRSTGNSATQQLILLDSPGIRVVTLDRYYGMMNQQAQAVDPQGRIHTVMFHCTPETYQGYTWSTWGPQGARRYYHYWRDSQGIWHRNELPGQVGSRPKLFIRSNGDAFVIYQSRRTVNPTDTGIYFIDGDLTIQAATAASQWTDWQIIHVEPGYFLNEALGDKTRFEQGVLSVMMQESPASIGAATKLRVLDFQLNN; encoded by the coding sequence ATGGCGTTCCCGAGTGTCACCAAAATCGGCGACACAACCGTCGCATCCAATGCAATGACGCTCAGCAGCCCGGCCACCTACGGCCAGGCCATCAACGGCCTTTCCTTTCAGCAGGAAGCCCTGATGACCTTCAACGGCTGGCAGTACATCACGTACTACAACAGCTCTCGATATGTTTGTGTGGGACGCCGCCAGCTGCCCAACGGTCCCTGGCAGGTCCTGACGCTGACGGATTATACGCTCAGCACAACCTGGAATGCCCACAATACCATCTCGATGGGCATCTGTCCCAACGACGGCACGATTCACCTTTCCTTCGACCATCACAGTTCGGCTCTGCGGTATCGCGTGTCTCAAGCCGGTGTCGCGACAAACCCGGCTTCCGTGACCTGGAGTGCGTCGCTGTTTGGACCGGTTCGAAACACGCTCGAGTCCGGCCAATCCTACTCTACAGTGACGTATCCTCGGTTCTGGCCGACGCCGGACGGCAACCTGCAGTTCGGATACCGCATCGGCAGCTCCGGCAACGGGGACTGGGCAATTGTGGATTACAATGCGGCGACCGGGCAGTGGACAAATACTCGAACGGTCATCGGACGGACCGGCACCTATACGGATTCTCTCGGCAGCAGCACGGTTCGCAATCCTTACCTGAACGGTCCGATTGGCTATGGACCGGACGGCACGCTGCATCTGACGTGGACCTGGCGGGAGACGGCCGGCGGGGCCAATCACGATATTCTGTACACCTGCAGCAGGGACGGGGGGTTCACCTGGTATAACAATGAACCGGCCCGAGGGCTTCGAATCGGCACGGGGCCGCAGCCGATTCAGACCCTGCTTGGCCTGACCTGGGTCAATGAGGGACTCCAAATCGTCGGACGCTCCACCGGCAATTCCGCTACCCAGCAGTTAATCCTGCTGGATTCGCCGGGAATTCGGGTCGTCACACTGGACCGCTATTATGGAATGATGAACCAGCAGGCCCAGGCCGTTGACCCGCAGGGCCGGATTCACACGGTGATGTTTCACTGCACGCCGGAAACCTATCAGGGATATACCTGGAGTACCTGGGGGCCGCAGGGGGCTCGACGTTATTACCACTATTGGCGGGATTCCCAGGGCATCTGGCATCGCAATGAGCTGCCCGGACAGGTCGGCAGCCGCCCCAAGCTGTTTATTCGCTCCAACGGCGATGCGTTTGTGATTTATCAGTCCCGGCGGACGGTCAACCCGACGGATACCGGCATATACTTCATTGACGGCGACCTGACGATTCAGGCGGCTACGGCGGCCAGTCAGTGGACGGATTGGCAGATCATCCATGTCGAGCCCGGCTATTTTCTCAATGAAGCCCTCGGCGATAAGACCCGTTTTGAACAGGGGGTTCTGTCTGTGATGATGCAGGAATCGCCCGCCTCAATCGGAGCGGCGACCAAACTGCGGGTTCTGGATTTTCAGCTTAACAATTAA
- a CDS encoding LamG-like jellyroll fold domain-containing protein has product MKHILMNILTIGLTLTLPCTAAVRGPYTPDVYTLHLYHFDGNANDAVSNNPIHLTLAYGATVMEPSYEGFGTALNTYEGSSNTSANQPIAYADEVAISNFVGPDGAFTFEAIVRPVGAIPNHMQIISGEDDSGQPARGWQFRVNLSGQLEFIKLTGTQENFTAALPTTGEHAWAPGQWFHAAVTYNGQEGTAGNLKFYWTRLDSGASEANLLASFQMSADLSPTAQIDFAVGNEGRDFSGENFEGLVDEVRISSIARSPQDMLFMPGTPPPVFISQPADIQVRAPNNAGLEAVFESQTEPTAVWYKTDPSGEIPVDTAGGRILSEVLYNSQTQQYSARLVFTETRISDAGFYYCRLSNASNVQRSSSPARLTVEGLLAHWTLDASDYVGGVYVDAVSGRPASAFGVPVFAEGADGQPQGAVEIGADSGWAVTEPLDLTGGTGAMTLSLWAKRPSGGASGLDVQMETWPEGTLLSVEGGLPLENRWRHICVVYTGTSARVYVDGVFRTEGAYGLPMDTTAQLTLGVGIEGGEVFEGHLDDVRIYNYALSIEEVAQVYYAMTGLGVCLLSHTGEYDLTGPAGVPDCVVDLYDLAAFASFWLDIYTLPDLAGLASQWLVCTLYPTCD; this is encoded by the coding sequence GTGAAGCATATTCTGATGAATATTCTGACAATCGGGCTGACATTGACCCTACCCTGTACAGCGGCCGTTCGAGGGCCTTATACACCGGATGTCTATACGCTGCATCTGTATCATTTTGACGGGAATGCCAATGATGCCGTTTCGAACAATCCCATTCATTTAACACTGGCTTACGGAGCGACGGTTATGGAACCGTCATATGAAGGATTCGGGACGGCTCTGAATACGTATGAGGGGTCTTCAAATACCTCCGCCAATCAGCCGATTGCTTATGCGGATGAAGTGGCAATCAGCAATTTTGTCGGCCCGGACGGGGCTTTTACCTTCGAAGCAATCGTTCGGCCCGTCGGGGCGATTCCCAACCACATGCAGATTATTTCCGGAGAGGATGACAGCGGACAGCCGGCCAGGGGCTGGCAGTTTCGGGTCAATCTCAGCGGGCAGCTGGAGTTTATCAAACTGACCGGCACGCAGGAGAATTTTACCGCGGCTTTGCCGACCACCGGGGAACATGCCTGGGCCCCGGGACAATGGTTTCACGCCGCGGTGACCTACAATGGTCAGGAAGGCACGGCCGGCAACCTGAAATTTTACTGGACCCGGCTGGATTCCGGCGCTTCGGAGGCAAACCTGCTGGCTTCTTTTCAGATGTCGGCGGACCTGTCCCCGACGGCGCAGATTGATTTTGCCGTCGGCAACGAGGGGCGGGATTTTTCCGGGGAAAACTTCGAAGGGTTGGTCGATGAAGTCCGCATCAGCTCCATCGCCCGCAGCCCGCAGGATATGCTTTTTATGCCGGGAACTCCGCCGCCGGTTTTTATCAGCCAGCCCGCGGATATACAGGTGCGGGCGCCGAACAATGCGGGGCTGGAGGCGGTTTTTGAAAGCCAAACTGAACCGACGGCTGTCTGGTACAAAACGGACCCGTCCGGAGAGATTCCGGTGGATACGGCCGGCGGACGCATTCTTTCCGAAGTCCTTTACAACAGTCAGACGCAGCAGTATTCGGCTCGGTTGGTCTTTACGGAGACCCGGATTTCGGATGCCGGTTTTTATTATTGCCGCCTTTCGAATGCAAGCAATGTCCAGCGTTCCAGCTCTCCGGCCCGTCTGACCGTGGAGGGGCTGCTGGCGCACTGGACGCTGGACGCCTCGGACTATGTGGGCGGGGTGTATGTGGACGCTGTATCCGGACGTCCGGCATCGGCTTTTGGGGTTCCGGTGTTTGCGGAAGGGGCGGACGGGCAGCCGCAGGGCGCGGTCGAAATCGGAGCGGATTCGGGCTGGGCGGTGACGGAGCCGCTGGACCTGACGGGCGGGACGGGTGCGATGACACTCAGTCTATGGGCCAAACGGCCGTCGGGCGGAGCATCGGGTCTGGATGTTCAGATGGAGACCTGGCCGGAAGGGACGCTGCTGTCAGTAGAGGGCGGACTTCCTTTGGAGAATCGCTGGCGGCATATTTGTGTGGTTTATACGGGCACCTCGGCCCGGGTGTATGTGGATGGGGTATTCCGGACGGAAGGGGCGTATGGTTTGCCGATGGATACGACGGCTCAGCTGACGCTGGGCGTGGGGATAGAGGGTGGGGAGGTATTTGAAGGGCATCTGGATGATGTGCGGATTTATAATTATGCGTTGAGTATAGAGGAGGTTGCGCAGGTTTATTATGCGATGACGGGGCTGGGGGTTTGTCTGTTGAGTCATACGGGGGAATATGATTTGACGGGTCCGGCGGGGGTGCCGGATTGTGTGGTGGATTTGTATGACTTGGCGGCGTTTGCCTCCTTCTGGCTGGACATATACACCCTTCCGGACTTGGCCGGATTGGCCTCTCAGTGGCTTGTTTGTACATTGTACCCAACCTGCGATTAA
- a CDS encoding sigma-70 family RNA polymerase sigma factor — MDLERREQSRSDEFFKLLMNSQKVIYAYILSMVRNCPDADDIMQETMTLMWERFDEFERGTNFGAWGIKIARFKILNYFKSKSRDEELFDESLLTQISDCYHQKMDEMKVRISALQECLKKLDKRDKKLIEIRYEQGLKITELAERIERPVQGLYKALARIHTVLHRCVNQTIHQWGFR; from the coding sequence ATGGACCTCGAAAGGCGAGAACAATCTCGAAGTGATGAATTTTTCAAGCTGCTGATGAACAGCCAGAAGGTGATTTATGCCTATATTCTTTCGATGGTCCGCAACTGTCCTGATGCAGACGATATTATGCAGGAAACGATGACCCTGATGTGGGAACGGTTTGATGAGTTCGAACGCGGCACCAACTTCGGGGCCTGGGGGATTAAAATCGCCCGGTTTAAGATTCTGAATTATTTCAAATCCAAAAGCCGGGATGAAGAACTGTTTGATGAATCACTCCTGACGCAGATTTCGGACTGTTATCATCAGAAAATGGACGAGATGAAGGTTCGCATCAGCGCCCTGCAGGAGTGCCTGAAGAAACTGGACAAGCGGGACAAAAAGCTGATTGAGATTCGCTATGAGCAGGGGCTGAAGATTACCGAGCTGGCCGAACGGATTGAACGGCCGGTGCAGGGACTTTATAAAGCGCTGGCCCGCATTCATACTGTGCTCCACCGCTGCGTCAACCAGACGATTCATCAGTGGGGTTTCCGATGA
- a CDS encoding type II secretion system protein, whose product MADKTIKRKSGFTLIELLVVIAIIGLLLSIVMPALKMAREQGRKIVCRNNLSQIGKAMELYAMQHNYKRFVIRKDASETNDYWMGKLAPYSDNVYYAEQYQEGKKIDMLLCPSAPYNKYQADPTGPYANPSGQYGTATMPWSWARTTGVSTIGSYGINGWAGLDYYYENDPLYAPYFFKSWMDISPTVPLFADCVWTIGWPRGSDLPPDTLQGSTAAQLPANSENMRRFCIDRHSKQINLIFRDLHADTVKLEVLWTLSWSRGYRVPSPLPRLPNK is encoded by the coding sequence GTGGCAGACAAGACGATTAAGAGAAAGAGCGGATTTACTCTTATTGAGCTGCTGGTTGTGATTGCCATTATCGGTTTGTTATTATCGATTGTTATGCCGGCACTCAAGATGGCCCGGGAACAGGGCCGAAAAATTGTCTGCAGGAACAATTTGTCTCAAATCGGCAAGGCGATGGAACTGTACGCCATGCAGCACAACTACAAGCGTTTTGTTATTCGGAAAGATGCTTCGGAAACCAACGATTACTGGATGGGCAAGCTGGCCCCCTATTCGGATAATGTCTATTATGCCGAGCAGTATCAGGAGGGCAAAAAGATTGATATGCTCCTGTGCCCGTCCGCTCCGTATAATAAGTATCAGGCGGACCCGACCGGTCCGTATGCCAATCCGTCCGGTCAGTACGGCACGGCGACGATGCCCTGGTCATGGGCACGCACGACGGGGGTTTCCACCATCGGCAGCTACGGCATCAACGGATGGGCCGGGCTGGATTATTATTACGAAAATGATCCGCTGTATGCGCCGTACTTCTTTAAAAGCTGGATGGACATCTCGCCGACGGTTCCGCTGTTTGCCGACTGTGTCTGGACCATCGGCTGGCCGCGCGGCAGCGACCTGCCGCCGGATACGCTGCAGGGTTCCACCGCCGCCCAGCTGCCTGCCAACAGTGAGAATATGCGGCGGTTCTGCATCGACCGGCACAGCAAACAAATCAATCTGATTTTCCGGGACCTGCACGCCGATACGGTGAAGCTGGAGGTCTTGTGGACACTGTCCTGGAGCCGGGGCTATCGTGTGCCCAGTCCGCTGCCGCGGCTGCCCAATAAGTGA
- a CDS encoding FecR domain-containing protein, giving the protein MKKDIAAEYQLSELIVLMLEGVSTPEQKERLARWLREDPEAREYYVEYMMQYSALTQPGDIAIVDLPEQTVSPVLETSLWLALSAFEQQAEAVEVARPAPVLPEPERRPASSAPTAVSKFSLYALLLSAAALVFLIAYAFLSPAGRGREVATIIETMNARWDSPERGIREGMRLNTQMDPVWLREGIAVIRFDNGSRVVLEGPAQFTVLTDDQIELRHGRLFASVPKTAIGFTVSTPFSKIIDLGTEFGVKTDSDGMEVHVMSGKTMLISGTAGTTKTQVEVREGSAKAVNTAGTVQDVAFRKEGFVRRLQPQTQFVWRGQRVNLADIVGGGNGFGTGRLNAGIDYQGKIDLLETFTSAEGPKQYVPVRSSLFVDGVFIPNGRSQINSNGLTFDFEPTNGRYWLGVLNGAWHQIALTVKVPRHQLRLNGREYGTPDRPAIYLSSNQGVTFNLQAIRSYTKMDIRRFTALCGLSETYRDYWEIMKQYPHFPPEPTASFYVLVDGRVRFAQENMTPGEPACSIAVDIGPEDQFLTLATTQGRDKTNNGDWTLFAEPYLELQE; this is encoded by the coding sequence ATGAAGAAAGATATTGCTGCGGAATATCAGCTCAGTGAACTGATTGTGCTGATGCTCGAAGGGGTCAGTACTCCGGAGCAGAAAGAGCGTCTGGCCCGATGGCTTCGGGAAGACCCGGAGGCACGGGAGTACTATGTCGAATATATGATGCAGTATTCCGCCCTGACGCAGCCGGGCGATATTGCGATTGTGGATTTGCCGGAGCAGACAGTTTCGCCGGTTCTGGAAACGTCGCTGTGGCTGGCTCTGTCGGCCTTCGAGCAGCAGGCCGAGGCGGTGGAGGTGGCAAGACCGGCCCCCGTTTTGCCGGAACCGGAACGAAGGCCGGCATCCTCTGCGCCGACGGCGGTCAGCAAGTTTTCCCTGTACGCTTTGCTGCTGTCCGCGGCGGCGCTGGTGTTTTTGATTGCTTATGCGTTTTTGTCCCCGGCCGGAAGAGGCAGAGAGGTCGCCACAATCATAGAGACGATGAACGCCCGCTGGGATTCGCCGGAACGGGGCATCCGGGAGGGAATGCGGCTGAACACCCAGATGGACCCTGTGTGGCTGCGGGAGGGCATTGCCGTCATTCGGTTTGACAACGGCAGCCGGGTGGTGCTGGAAGGCCCGGCTCAATTTACGGTTCTGACGGATGACCAGATTGAGCTCCGTCACGGCCGGCTGTTTGCCTCCGTCCCCAAGACAGCGATTGGATTTACGGTCAGTACGCCATTTTCCAAAATTATCGATTTGGGGACGGAATTCGGAGTCAAAACCGATTCAGACGGGATGGAAGTGCATGTGATGTCCGGCAAAACGATGCTGATTTCCGGCACCGCCGGGACAACCAAGACACAGGTGGAGGTTCGGGAGGGCTCCGCCAAAGCCGTCAATACCGCCGGAACAGTGCAGGATGTTGCCTTCAGGAAAGAGGGATTTGTCCGCCGGCTTCAGCCCCAGACGCAGTTTGTCTGGAGAGGGCAGCGCGTCAATCTGGCGGATATTGTCGGCGGCGGCAACGGGTTTGGAACCGGCCGGTTGAATGCCGGCATCGATTATCAGGGCAAGATTGATTTGCTGGAGACGTTTACATCGGCGGAGGGACCCAAACAGTATGTGCCGGTCCGCTCCAGTCTTTTTGTGGACGGCGTTTTTATTCCGAACGGCCGCTCGCAGATCAACTCCAACGGGCTGACGTTTGACTTTGAACCGACCAACGGCCGCTACTGGCTGGGTGTGCTCAACGGAGCCTGGCATCAGATTGCCCTGACGGTCAAAGTGCCCCGTCATCAGCTGCGGCTGAACGGCAGAGAATACGGCACACCGGACAGGCCGGCCATCTATCTGAGCAGCAATCAGGGGGTGACGTTTAATCTTCAGGCGATTCGCAGCTATACAAAGATGGATATCCGGCGGTTTACAGCCCTGTGCGGATTGTCGGAGACCTATCGCGATTACTGGGAGATTATGAAGCAGTACCCGCATTTTCCGCCGGAGCCGACCGCCTCCTTTTATGTGCTGGTGGACGGCAGGGTGCGCTTTGCGCAGGAGAATATGACACCCGGCGAGCCGGCCTGTTCGATTGCCGTGGACATCGGGCCCGAAGACCAGTTCCTGACGCTGGCGACGACGCAGGGCCGCGACAAAACCAATAACGGCGACTGGACACTGTTTGCCGAACCGTATCTTGAACTGCAGGAATAG
- a CDS encoding LamG-like jellyroll fold domain-containing protein codes for MMKRSIGILLAGLWAAAASAYVPSRLIDDFSGGLGAWTHTVILDNNGGASNVSSWQIVNGRLQIQTTTYDGIEQHAFIRSGLALEIGDELQVDVIPEYTGTQDIGLYVGGTTPQRFVRRDYIAVYRRNNGQLFSRGFDGTTEYNLVGGASPAIDQLFIARVAVNTFEVGWYSGGVRNILVTRTPATPNAATVVGIYADVRSTGVVGSVDNLRIVRAEFSPHNPNPAHNAAQVGIPIGTSGDVDLVLSWNVGVNPNNMSQVNPLIRKHYVYLSKNQNTSTDPNLYYTAAVEQVGGSLTASYMPTPPLKASGKYVWKIEHGLDNGQGGVYPPGDPNNIVGPTWTFETISMEPIIQTQPVSTSVRLGQSLSPAFSVSVFSVSPVSYQWYYSADAQIDASDTPVGGNSPTLSILNASVSNQGHYYCRIWNEATQSGGGPKPDVYSNVVSLTVGRLVAAYGFENNLNDSSGEGNHGQAFDLSLPDPSQAVPVFTTDRIQGGYALQLNGVSQYVDFGTSAYPKAGPLAGGIGGGLDEGTITCWVKASKAGGLLTNYNDGITTGFAMTLEPSGTTADARINVRGEAEEIVTVQGRPTMTGFDMLTDNQWHMITVVWKAGTIGRVYVDGGIVAEDTILGTPALYAAWQRGVLLGATRTMADRNVLTNFYGGLIDDLRVYNYAWTPEEIAAAYTQVTGKPACVNPNFDGSQFNFDNSASSYCRIDLADLAVFVQKWLASGLQ; via the coding sequence ATGATGAAGCGAAGTATTGGAATTTTGCTGGCAGGATTGTGGGCTGCTGCGGCATCCGCGTATGTCCCTTCCCGTTTGATTGATGACTTCAGCGGCGGCTTGGGGGCCTGGACGCATACGGTGATTCTGGACAACAACGGCGGAGCTTCCAACGTCAGCAGCTGGCAGATTGTCAACGGACGGCTTCAGATTCAGACGACCACCTATGACGGCATTGAGCAGCATGCGTTTATCCGCAGCGGTCTGGCTCTGGAAATCGGTGATGAACTTCAGGTCGATGTTATTCCCGAATATACAGGCACGCAGGATATCGGCCTGTATGTAGGCGGTACCACTCCGCAGCGGTTTGTCCGCCGGGATTATATTGCCGTGTACCGCCGCAACAACGGCCAGCTGTTTTCCCGCGGTTTTGACGGGACAACGGAGTACAATCTGGTGGGCGGTGCTTCCCCGGCGATTGACCAGCTCTTTATCGCCCGCGTCGCCGTCAATACCTTTGAAGTCGGCTGGTATTCCGGCGGAGTTCGCAATATCCTGGTGACCCGGACGCCCGCAACGCCGAATGCCGCGACGGTCGTGGGCATCTATGCCGATGTTCGCAGCACCGGTGTGGTCGGCAGCGTGGACAATCTGCGGATTGTACGGGCGGAATTTTCTCCGCACAATCCCAATCCGGCCCATAATGCAGCCCAGGTTGGGATTCCCATCGGCACCTCCGGGGATGTGGACCTGGTGCTTTCGTGGAATGTGGGTGTCAACCCGAACAACATGTCCCAGGTCAACCCGCTGATTCGCAAGCATTATGTGTATCTGTCTAAGAATCAGAACACATCCACAGACCCGAATCTGTATTACACGGCGGCGGTCGAGCAGGTCGGCGGCAGCCTGACAGCTTCCTATATGCCCACGCCGCCTCTGAAGGCCAGCGGCAAATACGTCTGGAAGATTGAACATGGGCTGGACAACGGACAGGGAGGCGTGTATCCGCCGGGCGACCCGAACAATATCGTCGGTCCGACGTGGACTTTTGAGACCATCAGCATGGAGCCGATTATCCAGACGCAGCCGGTTTCGACCTCGGTGCGTCTGGGCCAGTCGCTGTCTCCGGCCTTCAGTGTTTCCGTGTTCAGCGTATCGCCTGTGAGCTATCAGTGGTACTATTCGGCGGATGCCCAGATTGACGCTTCGGATACGCCGGTCGGCGGCAATTCCCCGACCCTGTCGATTCTGAATGCTTCCGTATCCAATCAGGGGCATTATTACTGCCGCATCTGGAACGAGGCGACTCAAAGCGGCGGCGGTCCGAAGCCCGATGTTTATTCAAATGTGGTTTCCCTGACGGTCGGACGGCTGGTGGCGGCGTACGGCTTTGAAAACAACCTCAATGACTCCAGCGGCGAAGGCAACCACGGTCAGGCATTTGACCTGTCGCTGCCGGATCCGAGCCAGGCCGTTCCGGTCTTTACGACCGACCGCATTCAGGGAGGCTATGCCCTCCAGCTGAACGGCGTCAGCCAATATGTGGATTTCGGCACATCGGCCTATCCGAAGGCCGGGCCATTGGCCGGCGGCATCGGCGGAGGGCTGGATGAAGGCACCATCACCTGCTGGGTGAAGGCCTCCAAAGCCGGCGGACTTTTGACCAACTACAATGACGGCATTACCACCGGATTTGCGATGACTCTGGAGCCCAGCGGCACGACGGCGGATGCCCGCATCAATGTTCGCGGCGAAGCGGAAGAAATTGTCACGGTGCAGGGTCGTCCGACGATGACCGGATTTGATATGCTCACGGACAATCAGTGGCATATGATTACCGTGGTCTGGAAAGCCGGAACAATCGGCCGGGTTTATGTCGACGGCGGAATTGTGGCGGAGGATACCATCCTCGGCACGCCGGCTCTGTATGCGGCCTGGCAGCGGGGAGTTCTGTTGGGGGCGACCCGCACGATGGCCGACCGGAACGTGCTGACGAATTTCTACGGCGGTCTGATAGATGACCTGCGGGTGTACAACTACGCCTGGACACCGGAGGAGATTGCCGCCGCCTATACACAGGTAACCGGAAAGCCGGCCTGTGTGAACCCCAATTTCGACGGCAGCCAGTTCAACTTTGACAATTCGGCCTCCTCGTACTGCCGCATTGACCTGGCGGACCTGGCGGTCTTTGTTCAGAAGTGGCTGGCCAGCGGTCTTCAGTAA